In Desulfovibrio sp. 86, the following proteins share a genomic window:
- a CDS encoding PEP/pyruvate-binding domain-containing protein — protein MGKSTAAKPAQNKVKGHAPEAIQKKLVLTGADIVQLGPEAELLVGGKNYNTALISQIEGIQAPYFRAISSLAFHQLLDETKVNGRVVRSVVDREYGRIDWNDPEINQDPDFLQKFVRQLGKQIYQAAKAEGEQSHTKLRTFINNIVEGFATSPEGIDQLRKRSVIVQAAILSVEVPSDVSEAVRGAYREICQDNSDDMTPVAVRSSAAGEDSRKKAFAGLQDTYLNMVGEEKVVEAYHWDCSSAYNLRSMTYRREAILDALAKAEATGDESIAETAKKEWAIEHTSLSVCMMQMINPVISGTAFSADTATGCRGTSRKDLVSIDASYGLGEAVVGGKVTPDKLYVFQRDDGAEVVIRQMGCKDMKIVYDERGGTKEVEVPELEALRWALSLSQAERVAQGVRAVSKAYDGMIMDTEFCIDANDKLWFVQARPETRWNEDLEMHPTTIFMRRREVDPKAAAEAEVLVEGNGASRGAGQGTVRFLRSALELNKIAKGDVLAAERTDPDMVPGMRVASAIMADVGGDTSHAAITSRELGIAAVIGIQRLDVLRALDGAEVTVDGTRGRVYRGLLPLHEVGGEMDVAKLPATKTKVGLVLADVGQALFLSRLRNFDQFEVGLLRAEFMLGNISIHPQALEAFDKGELEGVVHAKLKELEDRLSKVLREQMSVGLIVFNLNLRDYVGEVTGLAAELAALADTSKNLNAEDVLLQHRKMRELDHKIDQHMEMASRRIEVLKTSPDLADHVRIIMGYDDELALQNSADPESGKRIAEIEASVEAHVKRIKDMPGVIRLMDNIAHLREEVGLRSGLKKEMDDVRNLPEKIHSMIKARGFRTGKEHYVQTLAQNLALFAMAFYGKPITYRTTDFKSNEYRNLLGGNLFEHFEDNPMLGYRGVSRNIHDWEIEAFKLARGVYGGSNLRMMLPFVRTLEEARSMRSYLEQVHKLKSGQDGLKIILMSELPSNAILAKQFISEFDGFSIGSNDMTQMVLATDRDNARLAHIYDEEDPAVVWAILVSIFTGLKYGKKVGFCGQGVSNSLILRGLVAIAGITSASVVPDTYYQTVFDIAAVEGENIPTSDLGKWLGQQHHQRLAALMEKAGYGHILKKYKDPQDILEWYEGELQRRHEQFREHLDTPKEDFYRSELQSFRSSFHKPVIYATWNWDDTVLDALHHAGFQNFEEQAQALAAARSIQE, from the coding sequence ATGGGTAAGAGTACCGCCGCCAAACCTGCGCAGAATAAGGTCAAGGGGCATGCCCCTGAAGCCATTCAGAAAAAACTGGTGCTTACGGGCGCCGACATTGTGCAGCTTGGACCTGAAGCGGAATTGCTTGTTGGTGGTAAAAACTATAACACAGCGTTAATCAGCCAGATCGAGGGCATTCAGGCGCCGTATTTTCGCGCCATATCCTCCCTGGCCTTTCACCAGCTTCTGGATGAAACCAAGGTGAACGGGCGCGTGGTGCGCAGTGTTGTGGACCGTGAATACGGACGCATTGACTGGAACGACCCCGAAATTAACCAGGACCCGGACTTTCTGCAAAAATTTGTGCGCCAGCTCGGCAAACAGATTTATCAGGCCGCCAAGGCCGAAGGCGAGCAGTCGCACACCAAACTGCGTACCTTTATCAATAACATCGTCGAAGGCTTTGCCACCTCTCCCGAGGGCATTGATCAGTTGCGCAAGCGCTCTGTCATTGTGCAGGCGGCCATCCTTTCCGTGGAGGTTCCCTCCGATGTCAGTGAGGCCGTGCGCGGGGCTTACCGCGAGATCTGCCAGGACAATTCCGACGACATGACCCCTGTGGCCGTGCGTTCTTCCGCCGCTGGCGAAGACTCGCGCAAAAAAGCCTTTGCCGGCCTGCAGGACACCTATCTGAACATGGTGGGTGAAGAAAAGGTTGTCGAGGCGTACCACTGGGACTGTTCATCGGCCTACAACCTGCGCTCCATGACCTATCGCCGTGAGGCTATTCTGGACGCGCTGGCCAAGGCCGAGGCAACGGGCGACGAGTCCATTGCCGAAACCGCCAAGAAAGAATGGGCCATCGAGCACACGTCTCTTTCTGTGTGCATGATGCAGATGATCAACCCCGTCATTTCCGGTACGGCGTTTTCCGCTGATACGGCCACCGGTTGCCGCGGCACCAGCCGCAAGGACCTCGTGAGCATCGACGCCAGCTATGGACTCGGTGAGGCCGTGGTGGGCGGCAAGGTTACGCCCGACAAACTGTATGTCTTCCAGCGCGACGACGGCGCCGAGGTTGTCATCCGTCAGATGGGCTGCAAGGACATGAAGATTGTTTATGACGAAAGGGGCGGCACCAAGGAAGTGGAAGTGCCCGAGCTTGAGGCGCTGCGCTGGGCGCTTTCGCTCAGTCAGGCAGAACGAGTGGCCCAGGGCGTGCGCGCCGTAAGCAAGGCTTACGATGGCATGATTATGGACACGGAATTCTGCATTGACGCCAACGACAAGCTCTGGTTCGTGCAGGCGCGGCCTGAAACCCGCTGGAATGAAGACCTGGAAATGCACCCCACGACCATCTTCATGCGTCGCCGTGAAGTTGATCCCAAGGCTGCGGCTGAAGCCGAAGTCCTGGTAGAGGGTAATGGGGCTTCACGCGGGGCGGGTCAGGGCACGGTGCGCTTTTTGCGTTCGGCCCTGGAACTGAACAAGATTGCCAAGGGCGACGTGCTTGCCGCCGAGCGCACCGACCCGGACATGGTGCCGGGTATGCGTGTGGCCTCCGCCATTATGGCCGACGTGGGCGGCGACACAAGCCATGCCGCCATCACTTCGCGTGAACTCGGCATTGCCGCCGTTATCGGCATTCAGCGCCTTGACGTGCTGCGCGCCCTGGACGGCGCCGAGGTTACGGTTGACGGTACGCGCGGACGTGTGTACCGCGGCCTGCTGCCTTTGCACGAGGTTGGCGGTGAGATGGATGTGGCCAAGCTGCCTGCCACCAAGACCAAGGTCGGCCTTGTGCTTGCCGACGTGGGTCAGGCGCTCTTTCTTTCCCGCCTGCGCAATTTCGACCAGTTTGAAGTGGGTCTGTTGCGCGCGGAATTCATGCTGGGCAACATCAGCATTCACCCGCAAGCCCTGGAAGCCTTTGACAAGGGCGAGCTTGAAGGGGTGGTGCATGCCAAGCTGAAGGAGCTGGAAGACCGCCTTTCCAAGGTTCTGCGCGAGCAGATGTCCGTCGGGCTCATTGTCTTTAATCTTAACCTGCGCGACTACGTGGGCGAGGTCACTGGCCTTGCCGCCGAGCTGGCTGCCCTGGCCGACACCAGCAAAAACCTCAATGCCGAAGACGTGCTGTTGCAGCACCGCAAAATGCGCGAGCTGGATCACAAGATTGACCAGCATATGGAGATGGCCTCACGCCGTATCGAGGTTCTTAAGACTTCGCCCGATCTGGCTGACCATGTGCGCATTATTATGGGCTATGACGACGAACTTGCCCTGCAAAATAGCGCTGATCCCGAATCCGGAAAGCGCATTGCCGAAATTGAGGCCAGCGTTGAAGCCCATGTGAAGCGCATCAAGGATATGCCGGGCGTAATACGTCTTATGGACAACATCGCCCACCTGCGGGAAGAGGTGGGGCTGCGCTCCGGCCTCAAGAAAGAAATGGACGACGTGCGCAACCTGCCGGAAAAAATCCACAGCATGATCAAGGCTCGTGGCTTCCGTACCGGCAAGGAGCATTATGTGCAAACCCTTGCCCAGAACCTGGCGCTCTTCGCCATGGCCTTCTACGGCAAGCCCATCACTTACCGCACGACGGACTTCAAGAGCAACGAATACCGCAACCTGCTTGGCGGCAACCTCTTCGAACATTTTGAAGACAACCCCATGCTCGGGTACCGCGGCGTTTCACGTAACATCCATGACTGGGAAATTGAGGCATTCAAGCTGGCGCGTGGCGTATACGGCGGCTCCAATCTGCGGATGATGCTGCCCTTTGTGCGCACCCTTGAAGAAGCCCGCTCCATGCGCAGCTATCTTGAGCAGGTGCACAAGCTCAAGAGCGGTCAGGACGGCCTCAAGATTATCCTCATGTCCGAGTTGCCCTCCAACGCCATTCTGGCCAAGCAGTTCATTTCGGAGTTCGACGGTTTCTCCATCGGCTCCAATGACATGACCCAGATGGTGCTGGCTACCGACCGCGACAATGCGCGCCTTGCGCACATCTATGATGAAGAAGACCCCGCCGTTGTCTGGGCTATCCTGGTGAGCATCTTCACTGGGCTCAAGTATGGCAAAAAGGTGGGCTTCTGCGGTCAGGGCGTGTCCAATAGCCTTATCCTGCGCGGTCTGGTGGCCATTGCGGGCATTACGTCCGCCTCGGTTGTGCCTGACACCTATTATCAGACCGTGTTCGACATCGCCGCTGTGGAAGGGGAAAACATCCCCACCTCTGATCTTGGCAAATGGCTCGGCCAGCAGCACCACCAGCGTCTGGCTGCGCTTATGGAAAAGGCCGGTTACGGGCATATCCTCAAGAAATACAAGGACCCACAGGATATCCTGGAATGGTACGAAGGGGAGTTGCAGCGTCGTCACGAGCAGTTCCGCGAGCATCTCGACACTCCCAAGGAAGACTTCTACCGGTCGGAGCTGCAAAGCTTCCGTTCCTCCTTCCACAAGCCTGTGATCTATGCCACATGGAACTGGGACGATACCGTGCTGGACGCCCTGCACCATGCAGGCTTCCAGAACTTTGAGGAACAGGCCCAGGCCCTTGCGGCAGCCCGTTCCATACAGGAATAG
- a CDS encoding pyruvate carboxylase, with protein sequence MANKTFAEVQDFLKGKVILVANRGIPGRRICRSIRERFDAVAAMTATDVDKTAPAASTAQELVLLGAEPRAYLDIDGVIAKAKQRGVVGIHPGWGFASEDTRFPARCKEAGITFIGATAEAMNLLGNKVQAREVARKLGIPVVPGSDGAVDIPTAKKLISEMGLPIMLKAEGGGGGRGIFAIHNEAELEDAFFKASTMAQASFGNPRLFVEKFLADVRHIEIQVIADMYGNVFAFDERDCTVQRNHQKLIEITPSPWSGLSRNLRERLKDYSRRLVRAVGYHSLATVEFLVTPDGTPYLIEVNTRLQVEHGITECRYGIDLVEEQIAVAFGAELRYREENLRPSYCAMQVRINCENPQDNFAPNSGLISRYVSPGGPGVRLDSNISAGYEFPANYDSAGALLISYAHDWEKTLGIMERALSEYVIGGIKTTIPFYRQLIKNPLFRQGNINTNFIANHPELMVYTDLAPEGERLSKLVAEISAKGFNPYVQLGEYRSDTTPCLGPFEPVMPAITSAQRRQPSPYPQGDRLATLDYIRDSGKVHFTDTTPRDFTQSNSGNRFRLAEDRLIGPYLDNVGYFSIENGGGAHFHVAMLANMTYPFTEAKEWNRFAPKTMKQLLVRSTNVLGYTPQPRNLMLKTGEMICDHYQIIRCFDFLNHIENMRPMAEVVLGRNDVIFEPAISMSWAKGFDVQHYLGVTEAILRMVGSVMGVDPKEASRHIILGLKDMAGVCPPRFMTELVTAIRKAWPELVQHYHRHYTDGLFVPSCGAAAKAGAHIIDVGLGSAVRSYGQGDVLSTMAYIEDELGLSCHLDKNAIRDANFVCKQIMPYYDRYCAPYFQGIDYDVTLHGMPGGATSSSQEGAMKQGYIHLLPYMLKFLEGTRQIVRYHDVTPGSQITWNTAFLAVTGAWKRGGEDEVRYLLQVLAEVTRTPEEDLSQEMRKARLHIYRDCNDAFRNLLLGKFGKLPLGFPADWVYMSAFGAEWKNAVASRTEASPLDSLVDINLSAEEKACGDILKRKPNDEEFVLYLNHPADALKTIQFKAKFGDPNNLPLHVWFEGLKVGQDLYFNDSSGKPHHLQLLSISAPNETGISICRYVLDSEFMSYDVQVRQPVGTAVKGALMADPANPYHVAAPSNGDLWVMYVHPGDVVKAGEELFNVSIMKQEKAVLAPVDGMVKRVLKTADFKESKQMVSVREGELIVELGPVPRVCANEACGQPIPMENITFCPYCGSKVS encoded by the coding sequence ATGGCCAACAAGACATTCGCGGAAGTGCAAGATTTTTTGAAGGGTAAGGTAATACTTGTCGCCAACCGGGGCATTCCGGGCAGGCGCATCTGCCGTTCCATCCGGGAACGGTTCGACGCCGTGGCAGCCATGACCGCCACTGATGTGGACAAAACCGCTCCGGCGGCTTCCACCGCTCAGGAGTTGGTCCTACTGGGAGCAGAACCGCGCGCCTATCTGGACATTGACGGCGTCATCGCCAAGGCCAAGCAGCGCGGCGTCGTTGGCATCCACCCCGGCTGGGGGTTCGCCTCTGAAGACACGCGTTTTCCCGCGCGTTGCAAAGAAGCGGGCATTACCTTTATCGGCGCTACCGCCGAGGCCATGAACCTGCTCGGCAACAAGGTTCAGGCTCGGGAAGTGGCGCGAAAACTCGGCATTCCTGTGGTTCCCGGTTCGGACGGCGCAGTTGACATCCCCACGGCCAAAAAGCTCATCAGCGAGATGGGGCTGCCTATCATGCTCAAGGCTGAAGGCGGCGGCGGCGGTCGCGGTATTTTTGCCATTCACAATGAAGCGGAGCTTGAGGACGCCTTTTTCAAGGCTTCCACCATGGCGCAGGCTTCTTTTGGCAACCCGCGCCTGTTTGTGGAAAAATTTCTCGCTGACGTGCGCCACATTGAAATCCAGGTCATTGCCGACATGTACGGCAATGTCTTTGCCTTTGATGAACGCGACTGTACCGTGCAGCGCAATCACCAGAAGCTCATCGAGATAACCCCCTCGCCCTGGTCGGGTCTCTCGCGCAACCTGCGCGAGCGGCTCAAGGACTACTCGCGCCGTCTGGTGCGCGCGGTGGGCTATCACAGCCTGGCAACGGTGGAGTTTCTGGTTACGCCCGACGGCACGCCCTATCTTATCGAGGTCAATACCCGGCTGCAGGTGGAGCACGGCATCACCGAATGCCGCTACGGCATCGACCTGGTGGAAGAGCAGATCGCCGTGGCCTTTGGCGCGGAACTACGCTACCGCGAAGAAAATCTGCGCCCCTCGTACTGCGCCATGCAGGTGCGCATCAACTGCGAGAACCCGCAGGACAACTTTGCTCCCAACTCCGGCCTTATTTCGCGCTACGTGTCGCCCGGCGGCCCCGGCGTCCGGCTGGACTCCAACATCAGCGCCGGGTACGAGTTCCCTGCCAACTACGACTCGGCGGGCGCTCTGCTCATTTCCTACGCCCATGACTGGGAAAAGACCCTTGGCATCATGGAGCGCGCGCTCAGCGAATATGTCATTGGCGGCATCAAGACCACCATTCCTTTCTACCGCCAGCTCATAAAAAATCCCCTGTTCCGCCAGGGCAACATCAACACCAACTTTATCGCCAACCATCCGGAGCTCATGGTTTACACCGACCTTGCTCCCGAGGGCGAACGCCTGTCCAAGCTGGTGGCCGAAATATCCGCCAAGGGTTTCAATCCCTATGTGCAGCTTGGGGAATACCGCTCGGACACCACGCCCTGTCTTGGCCCCTTTGAGCCGGTAATGCCCGCCATCACTTCGGCGCAGCGGCGGCAGCCTTCGCCCTATCCGCAGGGTGACCGTCTGGCTACCCTGGATTACATCCGTGATTCCGGGAAGGTGCATTTTACCGACACCACACCGCGTGATTTCACCCAGTCCAATTCCGGCAACCGTTTCCGCCTCGCCGAGGACAGGCTTATTGGCCCGTATCTGGACAACGTGGGATACTTCTCCATAGAAAATGGCGGCGGCGCGCACTTCCACGTGGCCATGCTGGCCAATATGACCTACCCCTTCACCGAGGCGAAGGAATGGAACCGCTTTGCCCCCAAGACCATGAAGCAGCTTTTGGTGCGCTCCACCAACGTGCTGGGCTATACGCCGCAGCCCCGCAACCTCATGCTCAAGACCGGAGAAATGATCTGTGACCATTACCAGATCATCCGCTGCTTTGACTTCCTGAACCATATTGAAAACATGCGGCCCATGGCCGAAGTGGTTCTTGGCCGCAATGACGTCATTTTCGAGCCCGCCATTTCCATGTCCTGGGCCAAGGGCTTTGACGTGCAGCACTACCTTGGCGTCACGGAAGCCATACTGCGCATGGTTGGCAGCGTCATGGGCGTTGACCCCAAGGAAGCTTCGCGGCACATCATTCTGGGCCTCAAGGATATGGCCGGGGTCTGCCCTCCGCGCTTCATGACGGAACTGGTCACGGCCATACGCAAAGCCTGGCCCGAACTTGTGCAGCACTATCACCGCCACTACACGGACGGCCTGTTTGTGCCCTCCTGCGGCGCGGCGGCCAAAGCCGGAGCTCACATTATTGATGTGGGCCTGGGTTCAGCCGTGCGTTCGTACGGCCAGGGCGACGTGCTGTCCACCATGGCCTACATTGAGGACGAACTTGGCCTTTCATGCCATTTGGACAAGAACGCAATCCGCGACGCCAATTTCGTCTGCAAACAGATCATGCCGTATTATGACCGCTACTGCGCGCCGTACTTCCAGGGCATAGACTATGACGTCACCCTGCATGGCATGCCCGGCGGGGCCACCTCTTCCTCGCAGGAAGGGGCCATGAAGCAGGGCTACATTCACCTGTTGCCCTATATGCTCAAGTTCCTTGAGGGCACGCGCCAGATCGTGCGGTATCATGACGTTACGCCCGGTTCGCAGATCACCTGGAACACGGCGTTTCTGGCCGTGACCGGGGCCTGGAAGCGCGGCGGCGAAGACGAGGTGCGTTACCTGCTTCAGGTGCTTGCAGAAGTGACGCGCACGCCGGAAGAGGATTTGTCGCAGGAAATGCGCAAGGCCCGTCTGCACATCTACCGTGACTGCAACGATGCCTTCCGCAATCTTCTGCTTGGCAAGTTCGGCAAGTTGCCCCTGGGCTTCCCCGCGGACTGGGTGTACATGAGCGCTTTCGGCGCGGAGTGGAAAAACGCCGTTGCCAGCCGTACCGAGGCTTCACCTCTGGATTCGCTGGTGGACATAAACCTGTCTGCGGAAGAAAAGGCCTGTGGCGACATTCTCAAGCGCAAGCCCAATGACGAAGAGTTTGTGCTCTACCTCAATCACCCGGCGGACGCCCTCAAGACCATACAGTTCAAGGCCAAGTTCGGCGATCCCAACAACCTGCCCCTGCACGTGTGGTTTGAGGGTCTGAAGGTTGGTCAGGACCTGTACTTCAACGACAGCAGCGGCAAGCCGCACCATCTCCAACTGTTGAGCATATCCGCGCCCAATGAGACCGGCATATCCATCTGCCGTTATGTGCTGGACTCCGAGTTCATGAGTTATGACGTGCAGGTGCGCCAACCCGTGGGGACGGCCGTCAAGGGCGCTCTTATGGCCGATCCTGCCAACCCGTACCATGTGGCCGCGCCAAGCAATGGCGATCTCTGGGTCATGTACGTGCACCCCGGAGACGTGGTCAAGGCTGGCGAGGAACTGTTCAACGTGTCCATCATGAAGCAGGAAAAAGCCGTGCTCGCCCCTGTGGACGGCATGGTCAAACGTGTGCTGAAAACCGCTGATTTTAAAGAAAGCAAACAGATGGTTTCTGTGCGCGAGGGTGAACTCATTGTGGAACTCGGCCCTGTGCCGCGTGTGTGCGCCAATGAAGCCTGCGGGCAGCCCATTCCCATGGAAAACATCACCTTCTGCCCCTATTGTGGTTCAAAGGTCAGTTAG
- a CDS encoding MFS transporter: MDKKLVALTAAAYLGTFIADIDITIVNVALPAIQADVDASLAELQWIVNAYAVCLAAFMLSASGLSNKFGLKRIWMLAMALFTAASLLCAFAGSIGLLLVARSVQGAAGAVIIPGAMSIIFHAFDDAKLRAKVIGGWSTFSAIGLIVGPLLGGLLVDSTGWPSIFLINIPLGIVALALGGWGMKEIAVEKDLRLDVAGQTLSILWLGGMTYALITAGQHGLLSTVATVPFTGSCLLFVVFLHQQSRTANPLLPLPLFKQSDFDISNLASFILGFSTYSSLFFFSLYFQSAQGASASEAGVRMMPQFLLTAVVSLFFGRLHARISAQWLMVGSYALIGVAMALLFFAEVDTGYVYTGSLLALMGVGMGVAVPVTGVCVLGSVNKSRFATASAVMNALRQGGMAFGIAILGALLGAEAVRYATRLMTADGIPQAALRAQALVFTAATDATAAPALHYYREAIAHGFQMAMLVAGSACLIMAAILAFQGRSTPRANGPASRTKQIE; this comes from the coding sequence ATGGATAAAAAGCTTGTGGCGCTGACCGCCGCCGCCTATTTGGGGACTTTTATTGCCGATATTGACATCACCATCGTCAACGTGGCTCTGCCCGCCATACAGGCGGACGTTGACGCCTCTCTTGCCGAGCTGCAATGGATAGTCAATGCCTACGCGGTTTGCCTTGCCGCCTTTATGCTGTCCGCCAGCGGACTCAGCAACAAGTTCGGCCTCAAGAGAATATGGATGCTGGCAATGGCCCTCTTTACTGCGGCCTCGCTCCTTTGCGCCTTTGCAGGCAGTATAGGGCTGCTTCTTGTTGCCCGGAGCGTCCAGGGCGCGGCCGGGGCAGTGATCATTCCCGGAGCCATGTCCATCATTTTTCACGCCTTTGATGATGCAAAGCTGCGGGCAAAGGTTATTGGCGGCTGGTCCACATTCAGCGCCATCGGGCTCATTGTCGGCCCTTTACTGGGTGGACTTCTTGTGGATTCCACAGGCTGGCCGAGCATATTTCTGATCAATATCCCTCTGGGCATAGTGGCACTGGCGCTTGGCGGATGGGGTATGAAGGAGATCGCCGTAGAGAAGGATCTGCGTCTTGACGTGGCCGGGCAGACCCTCAGCATTCTCTGGCTGGGCGGCATGACCTACGCCCTTATCACAGCAGGCCAGCATGGGCTGCTGTCAACTGTGGCGACAGTCCCGTTCACTGGCTCCTGCCTTCTGTTCGTCGTATTTTTGCATCAGCAATCCAGAACTGCCAACCCCTTGTTGCCATTGCCCCTGTTCAAGCAATCCGACTTTGACATATCCAATCTCGCCTCATTCATCCTGGGCTTTTCTACCTATAGCAGCCTGTTTTTCTTTTCACTTTATTTTCAGAGCGCGCAGGGCGCCAGCGCTTCCGAGGCCGGAGTGCGCATGATGCCGCAATTTTTGCTCACTGCGGTGGTGTCCCTTTTTTTTGGCAGACTGCACGCCCGAATCAGCGCCCAATGGCTGATGGTCGGGAGCTATGCCCTTATCGGCGTTGCCATGGCCTTGTTGTTTTTTGCCGAAGTGGACACAGGCTATGTGTATACAGGGTCACTACTGGCCCTGATGGGGGTCGGCATGGGGGTGGCCGTGCCTGTCACTGGCGTCTGCGTTTTAGGCTCAGTAAATAAATCGCGCTTTGCCACGGCCTCCGCCGTGATGAATGCCCTGCGGCAAGGCGGCATGGCATTTGGCATTGCCATTCTGGGCGCGCTGCTCGGTGCGGAAGCCGTCAGGTATGCCACACGGCTTATGACGGCAGACGGCATTCCTCAAGCCGCCCTGCGCGCTCAGGCGCTCGTTTTCACCGCTGCAACAGATGCAACGGCCGCCCCGGCCCTGCACTATTACCGTGAAGCCATAGCGCACGGTTTTCAAATGGCCATGCTGGTGGCAGGCTCTGCCTGCCTGATTATGGCTGCCATTCTGGCTTTCCAGGGCAGAAGCACGCCGCGAGCCAATGGCCCGGCATCCCGCACTAAGCAGATAGAATAG
- a CDS encoding TetR/AcrR family transcriptional regulator → MPKKSRLLLENNVALSAGEKRRSELLDIARAVFLEKGFEAATVNDILAAAALSKGGFYHHFKSKDEVLNALRARYTQWFLEAVERSVATVPETALEEKFQTWIRAYVDAYFSSYAEHDLVYHSVHASRANADRLAVTSSLERLLQQGVEQGVWRLSSPAFTATIIYSAIHGVVDESIADGTGCSERLEEPLAQRLADRLYVSLRLLLQA, encoded by the coding sequence ATGCCGAAAAAAAGCAGACTGTTGCTGGAAAATAACGTCGCCCTGAGCGCTGGTGAAAAGCGCCGGTCCGAACTGCTCGACATTGCGCGCGCGGTGTTTTTGGAAAAGGGGTTTGAAGCGGCCACAGTAAACGACATACTTGCGGCGGCCGCCTTGTCCAAGGGGGGCTTTTACCACCATTTCAAATCCAAGGATGAAGTGCTGAACGCGCTTCGCGCCCGTTATACGCAGTGGTTTCTTGAAGCGGTGGAAAGGAGCGTGGCCACAGTGCCGGAAACGGCCCTGGAGGAAAAATTTCAGACCTGGATCAGGGCCTATGTGGATGCGTATTTTTCAAGCTATGCCGAGCATGATCTGGTCTATCATTCGGTCCATGCCAGCCGGGCCAATGCGGATCGGCTGGCTGTGACCAGCAGTCTTGAACGCCTCTTGCAGCAGGGAGTGGAACAGGGAGTGTGGCGGCTTTCGTCTCCCGCATTTACGGCCACGATTATCTATTCAGCCATTCACGGAGTTGTGGACGAGAGCATTGCGGACGGCACAGGCTGTTCGGAGCGTCTTGAGGAACCTCTGGCGCAGCGTCTGGCGGATCGGCTTTATGTCTCGTTGCGGTTGCTGCTCCAGGCGTAA
- the uvsE gene encoding UV DNA damage repair endonuclease UvsE: MIRYGFACKTVGLPGAAQSSLTLARASRDNLLAVSRNNLGALEAMLRYCRSESFALMRISSDCIPLASHEDIDFDWQAALRPELENLAALARQSGVRLSMHPGQYTVLNSPREDVVLKAVADLAYHAAFLHSLQAGPECRIILHLGGGYGDKPAALQRLRDNLAALPDAILQRLALENDERIYTIEDVLAVCHDFELPAIFDIFHHELNPPPHGGMQHWLDRAGATWNARSGRQKIHYSQQLAGGKPGMHSLTIAMRPFMHMHGLLEDRELDVMLEVKDKNLSAVKCANLTQPGLPRKSLTEEWARYKYLVLERSPNAYSAIRHLLKSDRPAAEAFYALLEDALACDLEPGKARNAAEHVWGYVSKKATASESARMLADLELLGSDLAPLPRIKRKILALAASKGEEYLLHSLYFYLN, encoded by the coding sequence ATGATCCGCTACGGCTTTGCCTGTAAAACCGTTGGACTGCCCGGGGCGGCGCAAAGCAGCCTTACCCTGGCTCGCGCAAGCCGTGACAACCTCCTGGCCGTCAGCCGGAACAATCTGGGCGCGCTGGAAGCCATGCTGCGCTATTGCCGCAGCGAGTCCTTTGCACTCATGCGCATCAGTTCCGACTGCATCCCGCTGGCGTCGCATGAGGACATTGATTTTGACTGGCAGGCCGCATTGCGGCCGGAGCTTGAAAACCTGGCCGCCCTCGCGCGCCAAAGCGGCGTGCGCCTTTCCATGCATCCCGGCCAGTACACGGTGCTCAACTCCCCTCGTGAGGATGTAGTGCTCAAGGCCGTGGCAGACCTGGCCTACCACGCGGCCTTTCTTCACTCCCTGCAAGCCGGCCCGGAATGCCGCATAATCCTGCATCTGGGCGGGGGCTATGGCGACAAGCCTGCCGCGTTACAAAGGCTGCGCGACAATCTTGCTGCTTTGCCCGATGCTATCCTGCAACGACTGGCTCTGGAAAATGACGAGCGCATCTACACCATTGAAGATGTTCTGGCAGTGTGCCACGACTTTGAACTGCCTGCCATTTTTGACATTTTTCATCATGAGCTGAACCCGCCCCCCCATGGCGGCATGCAGCACTGGCTTGACCGCGCAGGAGCCACCTGGAACGCGCGCAGCGGACGCCAGAAAATCCATTATTCGCAGCAGTTGGCGGGCGGCAAACCGGGCATGCACTCCCTCACCATCGCCATGCGCCCTTTCATGCACATGCACGGCCTGCTTGAAGATCGCGAGCTTGATGTCATGCTGGAAGTGAAGGACAAAAACCTCTCTGCGGTCAAATGCGCAAACCTGACCCAGCCAGGCCTGCCGCGTAAAAGCCTCACGGAAGAATGGGCGCGCTACAAGTACCTTGTGCTGGAGCGCAGCCCCAATGCCTATTCCGCCATACGCCATCTGCTCAAAAGCGATCGCCCGGCTGCGGAAGCGTTTTACGCCCTGCTCGAAGATGCCCTTGCCTGCGATCTTGAACCGGGCAAGGCCAGAAACGCCGCCGAGCACGTCTGGGGCTACGTAAGCAAAAAGGCGACGGCCAGCGAATCAGCCCGCATGCTCGCAGACCTTGAACTTCTGGGCAGCGATCTTGCGCCGCTTCCCCGCATCAAGCGTAAAATCCTGGCCCTGGCGGCGAGCAAGGGCGAAGAATACCTGTTGCACAGCCTCTACTTTTACCTGAACTAA